From Trichoplusia ni isolate ovarian cell line Hi5 chromosome 20, tn1, whole genome shotgun sequence, a single genomic window includes:
- the LOC113503907 gene encoding chymotrypsin-2-like, whose product MDLKSGLLVLALFVGCFAFPKPEDDMSIFFDHVDRDARIVGGSQAADGSHPHMVAMTTGTLISSFLCGGSVVGRRTVLTAAHCVNSVFSFGSLSSSLRVTVGTNRWNSGGQTYRLSRNVTHPNFVSATLRNDISLLITTADIATNNRVQVVPLSYDFVGEGVRTRVAGWGRIISGGALSASLLELEKSTINGARCVSLAAQAAIDFNRPDAPTVEPEKEVCTFHSVGHGTCNGDSGSALIRIDRRQQIGVVSWGFPCARGAPDMFVRVSAFRDWLRNNIV is encoded by the exons ATGGACTTGAAAAGCGGTCTCCTCGTGCTCGCGCTTTTTGTGGGATGCTTCG CTTTCCCAAAGCCCGAAGATGACATGTCTATATTCTTCGACCATGTTGACCGCGACGCCCGCATTGTCGGCGGCAGCCAGGCCGCTGACGGCAGCCACCCTCACATGGTAGCCATGACCACTGGCACTCTTATCAGCAGCTTCTTATGTGGAGGATCTGTGGTGGGACGTCGCACTGTATTAACAGCCGCCCATTGTGTTAACTCTGTATTCAGTTTCGGTTCTTTATCAAG CTCTCTCCGCGTCACGGTCGGCACAAACCGTTGGAACAGCGGCGGGCAGACCTACAGGCTGAGCCGTAACGTCACCCACCCTAACTTCGTGAGCGCGACCCTCAGGAACGACATCAGTCTTCTCATCACCACCGCTGACATCGCCACCAACAACCGCGTGCAAGTTGTACCTCTCTCTTACGACTTTGTCGGCGAAGGCGTTAGGACTAGAGTAGCTGGTTGGGGAAGGATAATT AGTGGCGGAGCATTATCAGCGTCTCTTTTGGAACTGGAAAAGTCCACAATCAACGGGGCTAGGTGCGTGTCCCTCGCTGCTCAGGCCGCCATCGACTTCAACCGTCCAGACGCACCTACCGTTGAACCTGAAAAGGAAGTCTGCACTTTCCACTCCGTGGGACATGGTACTTGCAAC GGTGACTCCGGCAGTGCTTTGATCAGGATCGACAGGCGTCAACAAATTGGTGTGGTCTCGTGGGGCTTCCCCTGCGCCCGCGGCGCCCCAGATATGTTCGTTAGGGTCAGTGCGTTCCGCGACTGGCTGAGGAACAATATTGTCTAA
- the LOC113503909 gene encoding chymotrypsin-1-like — translation MYLRTGLLVFTLVVGCLGVPTPDDNLSIFFENFEQESRIIGGTESAPGSHPHMVAFTVGFWLRTLLCGGALVSQRTVLTAAHCIDGQFMSGSLATSLRVIVGTNRWNRDGDVYRIARNVTHPHYEIRPIKNDVALLITAEDVVLSPRVQILPITFDFIGAGVGARVAGWGRTRVNGGSSAVLRELQTSTIDGNECVIRADQAALDLNMRPPPVDPQIEVCTLHSPGVGNCHGDSGSPITRLSDGAQFGVVSWAFPCARGAPDVYVRLSSYRAWLEASIV, via the exons ATGTACTTGAGAACCGGACTTCTGGTGTTCACGCTTGTAGTGGGATGCCTCG GTGTCCCAACGCCTGATGACAACTTATCCATATTCTTTGAGAACTTTGAACAAGAGTCTCGAATCATCGGTGGTACTGAGTCGGCTCCCGGCAGCCACCCTCACATGGTGGCCTTCACCGTGGGCTTCTGGCTGAGAACCTTACTCTGCGGAGGCGCCCTGGTCAGCCAGCGCACTGTACTCACAGCAGCTCACTGTATCGACGGGCAATTTATGTCCGGTTCTTTGGCTac TTCTCTCCGTGTAATAGTGGGCACCAACCGTTGGAACCGTGACGGTGACGTGTACCGGATCGCGCGCAACGTCACGCACCCTCATTACGAGATCAGACCCATCAAGAATGACGTGGCGCTGCTCATCACTGCTGAGGATGTGGTACTGTCTCCCCGCGTGCAGATCCTGCCCATTACATTCGATTTCATTGGAGCTGGCGTAGGAGCTAGAGTCGCTGGATGGGGAAGAACTAGG GTTAATGGTGGATCATCTGCGGTGCTTCGAGAATTACAAACGTCTACCATAGACGGGAACGAATGCGTGATCCGCGCTGACCAGGCTGCCTTGGACCTGAACATGCGCCCCCCGCCTGTAGACCCGCAGATAGAAGTCTGCACTCTTCACTCCCCTGGAGTCGGAAACTGTCAT GGTGACTCCGGCAGTCCCATCACTCGGCTCTCCGACGGCGCTCAGTTCGGTGTTGTGTCCTGGGCTTTCCCCTGCGCACGCGGCGCTCCCGACGTCTACGTCAGACTCAGTTCTTACAGAGCCTGGTTAGAGGCTAGCATTGTCTGA
- the LOC113503910 gene encoding chymotrypsin-2-like isoform X1, giving the protein MGFKTGLVLGALLAGCFALPKPEEDLSKYFDPRDTRIVGGSEAAEGSHPHMVALHKGLLVSSYFCGGSVVGRRSILTAAHCIGAGSVVPGILLPSLRATVGTNRWHIGGQTYRLSHDITHPEYDFLHIRNDIGLLITDTDIQFSDRVKPVPLSVVFTPGGEKAKLAGWGRVIVGGPIPPTLLELDTTIVDGDTCVQLAAEAVPNFPDFSFPDVEPEIHICALNSVGHGGCNGDSGSALVRVETGEQIGIVSWGFPCATGDPDVFVRVSAYQDFLSANLV; this is encoded by the exons ATGGGCTTCAAAACTGGACTAGTGCTGGGCGCTCTCCTTGCGGGATGCTTCG CTCTCCCAAAGCCCGAAGAGGACCTGTCAAAGTATTTCGACCCGCGTGACACCCGCATCGTCGGCGGCTCAGAGGCCGCAGAAGGCAGTCATCCTCACATGGTGGCGCTCCACAAAGGACTACTGGTCTCTAGTTACTTCTGTGGCGGTTCTGTTGTGGGACGCAGAAGTATTTTAACTGCTGCACACTGCATTGGTGCAGGATCCGTTGTACCTGGGATACTTTTACC GTCTCTCCGGGCTACCGTCGGTACAAACCGTTGGCACATCGGAGGACAAACCTACAGGCTAAGTCATGACATCACACACCCGGAATACGACTTTCTACACATCAGAAATGACATCGGTCTGCTCATCACTGACACTGATATCCAATTTTCTGATCGCGTGAAACCTGTGCCTCTTTCTGTCGTTTTCACCCCTGGGGGAGAGAAAGCAAAATTAGCTGGCTGGGGAAGAGTAATT GTTGGCGGTCCCATTCCTCCAACCCTCCTGGAGCTGGACACCACCATCGTGGATGGAGACACGTGTGTTCAGCTCGCAGCTGAGGCTGTGCCGAACTTCCCTGACTTCAGTTTCCCTGATGTAGAACCTGAAATCCATATCTGTGCACTAAACTCTGTTGGGCATGGCGGTTGTAAT GGCGACTCCGGCAGTGCCTTGGTCCGCGTCGAGACAGGTGAACAGATCGGAATCGTATCTTGGGGCTTCCCCTGCGCAACTGGAGATCCAGACGTTTTCGTTAGAGTTAGTGCTTACCAAGACTTCTTGAGCGCTAACCTTGTTTGA
- the LOC113503910 gene encoding chymotrypsin-2-like isoform X2 → MVALHKGLLVSSYFCGGSVVGRRSILTAAHCIGAGSVVPGILLPSLRATVGTNRWHIGGQTYRLSHDITHPEYDFLHIRNDIGLLITDTDIQFSDRVKPVPLSVVFTPGGEKAKLAGWGRVIVGGPIPPTLLELDTTIVDGDTCVQLAAEAVPNFPDFSFPDVEPEIHICALNSVGHGGCNGDSGSALVRVETGEQIGIVSWGFPCATGDPDVFVRVSAYQDFLSANLV, encoded by the exons ATGGTGGCGCTCCACAAAGGACTACTGGTCTCTAGTTACTTCTGTGGCGGTTCTGTTGTGGGACGCAGAAGTATTTTAACTGCTGCACACTGCATTGGTGCAGGATCCGTTGTACCTGGGATACTTTTACC GTCTCTCCGGGCTACCGTCGGTACAAACCGTTGGCACATCGGAGGACAAACCTACAGGCTAAGTCATGACATCACACACCCGGAATACGACTTTCTACACATCAGAAATGACATCGGTCTGCTCATCACTGACACTGATATCCAATTTTCTGATCGCGTGAAACCTGTGCCTCTTTCTGTCGTTTTCACCCCTGGGGGAGAGAAAGCAAAATTAGCTGGCTGGGGAAGAGTAATT GTTGGCGGTCCCATTCCTCCAACCCTCCTGGAGCTGGACACCACCATCGTGGATGGAGACACGTGTGTTCAGCTCGCAGCTGAGGCTGTGCCGAACTTCCCTGACTTCAGTTTCCCTGATGTAGAACCTGAAATCCATATCTGTGCACTAAACTCTGTTGGGCATGGCGGTTGTAAT GGCGACTCCGGCAGTGCCTTGGTCCGCGTCGAGACAGGTGAACAGATCGGAATCGTATCTTGGGGCTTCCCCTGCGCAACTGGAGATCCAGACGTTTTCGTTAGAGTTAGTGCTTACCAAGACTTCTTGAGCGCTAACCTTGTTTGA
- the LOC113503908 gene encoding chymotrypsin-2-like: MDFKTGLLLCALFVGCFALPKPEEDLSKYFDPRDTRIVGGSEAAEGSHPHMVALHKGLLVSSFFCGGSVVGRRSILTAAHCIDVGSFLPGTLLPSLRATVGTNRWHIGGQTYRLSHFITHPEYDFLHIRNDIGLLITDTNIQFSDRVKPVPLSFEFIPGGEKARLGGWGRIVVGGPIPPTLLELDTTIVVDGDTCVQLAAEAVPNFPDFSFPDVEPEIHICALNSVGHGSCNGDSGSALVRVETGEQIGIVSWGFPCATGDPDVFVRVSAYQDFLSANLV, translated from the exons ATGGACTTCAAAACTGGACTTTTGTTGTGCGCTCTCTTTGTGGGATGCTTCG CTCTCCCGAAGCCCGAAGAGGACCTGTCCAAGTATTTCGACCCACGTGACACCCGCATCGTCGGTGGCTCAGAGGCCGCTGAAGGCAGTCATCCTCACATGGTGGCGCTCCACAAAGGACTACTGGTCTCTAGTTTCTTCTGTGGCGGTTCTGTTGTGGGACGCAGAAGTATTTTAACTGCTGCACACTGCATTGATGTAGGATCTTTTTTACCTGGGACACTTTTACC GTCTCTCCGGGCTACCGTCGGTACAAACCGTTGGCACATCGGAGGACAAACCTACAGGCTGAGTCATTTCATCACACACCCAGAATACGACTTTCTACACATCAGAAATGACATCGGTCTGCTCATCACTGATACTAATATCCAATTTTCTGATCGTGTGAAACCTGTTCCACTGTCTTTCGAATTCATCCCCGGGGGAGAGAAAGCAAGATTAGGTGGATGGGGAAGAATAGTT GTTGGCGGTCCCATTCCTCCGACCCTCCTGGAGCTGGACACCACCATCGTGGTGGATGGAGACACGTGTGTCCAGCTCGCCGCCGAGGCTGTGCCGAACTTCCCAGACTTCAGTTTCCCAGATGTAGAACCTGAAATTCATATCTGTGCACTAAACTCAGTTGGACACGGCAGTTGCAAT GGTGACTCCGGCAGTGCCTTGGTCCGCGTCGAGACAGGTGAACAGATCGGAATCGTATCTTGGGGCTTCCCCTGCGCAACCGGAGATCCAGACGTTTTCGTTAGAGTTAGTGCATACCAAGACTTCTTGAGCGCTAATCTCGTTTGA